Proteins encoded by one window of Synechococcus sp. WH 7805:
- a CDS encoding inositol monophosphatase family protein codes for MRLLSSAPESGPVTPAPLSPTQLLAVHQLLDHVAERQRQDFGHIVSDVKPDGSLITACDRWSDATLVQGLGEISPGECTLSEEGDKRCPSTSAFWVVDPLDGTTNFAAGIPYWAISVARFVDGQPMEAFLEIPSLKQRIVAIRGRGAWRNGKRLTTETRLAAGSACVSLCSRAIRVLQRRHQEPFPGKIRLLGVASLNLVSVAMGQTVAALEATPKIWDLSAAWLVLSELGCPVLWLREDPTSLVPGRDLSDVGFPVLAASSEDQLTRLKPWGQSLLLS; via the coding sequence GTGAGGCTTCTCAGCTCGGCGCCTGAGTCTGGGCCTGTGACCCCAGCTCCTCTATCGCCGACTCAGCTGCTGGCTGTCCATCAACTGCTTGACCATGTTGCTGAAAGACAACGTCAAGACTTTGGCCACATCGTGTCCGATGTCAAGCCAGATGGGAGTTTGATCACCGCTTGTGATCGCTGGAGTGATGCGACTCTGGTTCAAGGTCTTGGAGAGATTTCACCAGGGGAATGCACCCTTAGTGAGGAAGGCGACAAACGATGCCCGAGTACGTCAGCGTTCTGGGTTGTTGATCCATTGGATGGGACAACCAACTTCGCTGCAGGTATTCCTTATTGGGCGATCTCAGTGGCGCGCTTTGTGGATGGTCAACCGATGGAGGCGTTCTTAGAGATTCCTTCCTTGAAACAGCGCATCGTGGCGATTCGTGGTCGTGGTGCCTGGCGCAATGGCAAGCGGCTGACGACTGAAACCCGTCTGGCGGCAGGAAGTGCCTGCGTATCCCTGTGTAGCCGAGCAATTCGGGTGTTGCAGCGCCGCCATCAGGAGCCGTTCCCAGGAAAGATTCGTCTGCTTGGGGTTGCCAGCCTCAATCTTGTGAGTGTGGCGATGGGGCAGACCGTGGCTGCATTGGAGGCTACCCCCAAAATCTGGGATCTTTCCGCGGCTTGGTTAGTGCTGTCGGAGCTTGGTTGCCCTGTTCTTTGGTTGCGTGAAGATCCAACCTCTCTTGTCCCCGGTCGTGACCTCTCTGATGTGGGTTTCCCAGTGCTCGCAGCCAGTTCCGAGGATCAGCTGACGCGGCTCAAACCTTGGGGGCAGTCCTTGCTTCTGTCTTAA
- a CDS encoding TolC family protein: protein MPFVIGVSSRAQEALSAGSASTADGSELIDQSTLPTATEIKGTRPKSDPSVLPPAATTLPEGQQTLQAPPPLALPDKPAQVRIRELRPLTLAEVERLVEVNNPSLKAVASEVQQAKSSLRAALSSWYPTLNLNANGLPQYLSGERQSFNTDSNFNPNQSSDFDNPNNLDSLSDRSSGGSRRTVSSRWSANFAAQLNWNLIDPARVPQISAARDNYERTQDTYLIALRDLRLEAANAFFQLQRQDEQVRIGQQSVRASLVSLRDARARYQAGVATKLEVLEAETQLARDQQLLTNALGAQVFARRSLSSLMDLPQDITPTSATPARVVGLWEPSLQESIIAAYTFREELDQFLLDISINNSNANAALAAVQPVLSIFNNFNTQRFQGEANAFPPVNDDVNGWSFDNSVGLSARWNIFDGGRARAEYRRNKQAAEESQFNFASERDRIRLEVEQSFYELRDAQQNIRTTTREVLSATESLRLARLRFQAGVTTQREVVDNQRDLTSAEVRYADAILDYNSNLAGLRRRTGLDQVAACPELKLPGTKPEVDEMEAVPIEPVPNIPACEASQLGA, encoded by the coding sequence TTGCCCTTTGTCATTGGGGTTTCATCGAGGGCTCAGGAAGCATTGTCTGCTGGTTCTGCATCAACTGCAGATGGTTCGGAGCTCATTGACCAGTCGACCCTTCCCACTGCGACAGAAATCAAAGGCACAAGGCCGAAATCGGATCCTTCAGTCCTTCCTCCAGCCGCAACGACGCTTCCTGAGGGGCAACAAACTCTCCAGGCGCCACCGCCACTCGCACTGCCTGATAAGCCTGCTCAGGTCAGGATTCGTGAGCTTCGCCCTCTCACGCTCGCCGAAGTTGAGCGTTTGGTTGAAGTCAACAATCCCAGCCTGAAAGCAGTCGCTAGTGAGGTACAACAGGCGAAATCATCTCTTCGAGCAGCACTGTCGTCCTGGTATCCCACTCTCAATCTTAATGCTAACGGATTGCCTCAATATCTTTCAGGAGAGCGGCAGTCATTTAATACCGATTCCAACTTCAATCCTAATCAAAGTTCTGACTTCGATAATCCAAATAATCTCGATTCTTTGTCTGATCGGTCCTCGGGGGGGTCAAGACGCACTGTTTCATCGCGTTGGTCTGCAAATTTTGCCGCACAGTTGAATTGGAACCTTATCGACCCTGCAAGGGTTCCGCAGATTTCAGCAGCGCGAGATAATTATGAGCGTACTCAAGACACGTATTTGATTGCACTGCGTGATCTTCGTCTTGAGGCAGCTAACGCTTTCTTCCAACTTCAGCGTCAAGACGAACAAGTACGAATTGGACAGCAGTCCGTAAGAGCATCGCTGGTTAGTCTCCGCGACGCCAGAGCCCGTTACCAAGCAGGCGTGGCCACGAAGCTCGAAGTCTTAGAAGCTGAGACACAGCTGGCTCGGGATCAGCAGCTTCTCACCAATGCACTTGGTGCTCAGGTCTTCGCTCGCCGATCTTTGTCGAGTCTGATGGACTTGCCCCAAGACATCACCCCTACCTCTGCAACTCCCGCTCGTGTTGTCGGTTTGTGGGAGCCTTCACTGCAGGAAAGCATCATTGCGGCCTACACGTTCCGCGAGGAATTGGACCAGTTCCTGCTCGATATTTCTATTAATAACAGCAATGCCAACGCTGCTTTGGCTGCGGTTCAACCAGTTCTGAGTATTTTCAATAATTTCAATACGCAGCGTTTTCAAGGTGAGGCCAACGCGTTTCCGCCTGTTAATGATGACGTTAATGGGTGGAGTTTTGACAATTCTGTTGGTCTATCGGCCCGTTGGAACATTTTTGATGGTGGACGGGCGCGTGCCGAATACCGTCGTAACAAGCAGGCGGCAGAGGAAAGTCAATTCAATTTTGCTTCGGAGCGCGACAGGATCCGGCTTGAAGTTGAGCAGAGTTTCTATGAACTCAGGGATGCGCAGCAGAACATCCGCACGACAACAAGAGAAGTTCTGTCTGCCACCGAGTCCCTGCGGTTAGCACGGCTGCGTTTTCAAGCGGGTGTGACCACACAGCGTGAGGTCGTCGATAACCAGCGTGATCTCACCAGTGCTGAGGTGCGTTATGCCGACGCAATTCTCGATTACAACTCCAATCTTGCTGGATTAAGGCGGCGTACAGGGCTTGATCAAGTTGCGGCTTGTCCTGAGCTCAAGCTGCCAGGTACGAAGCCTGAGGTTGATGAAATGGAAGCTGTTCCGATCGAACCAGTCCCCAACATTCCAGCCTGTGAGGCTTCTCAGCTCGGCGCCTGA